From one Parambassis ranga chromosome 5, fParRan2.1, whole genome shotgun sequence genomic stretch:
- the inka1b gene encoding PAK4-inhibitor inka2 has product MLCLGESTDCLRDQVQYMMRSLQDLKQISRPRPLSEPCVPSFAVTRLWKQRAQQERLTRLRVSDTSEASTYDSACCLASPLEEEEEQQEHERLAQGSPGSEKSVDFDSGYSEASWQDEGVVLRRTRNVRVSSSACLRTNRGPSGRIRPKSTSDACLERWTSFEASDPEDWTTSLLSRSRNRQPLVLGDNSFADLIKNWMDLPDCPEPAELKPSAGRRLAKDILGNMRRRLAGMSKGVEMRPRPADSSKLSRAAEASKRMSCPVGMQSLKPFFHQSHTGLHQPDSDFYRFTALMKTGSRQPIICNDIIGYI; this is encoded by the exons ATG CTGTGTTTAGGAGAGTCTACAGACTGCCTCCGGGACCAAGTGCAGTACATGATGAGATCCTTGCAGGACTTGAAGCAGATAAGCAGGCCAAGGCCACTGAGTGAACCATGTGTTCCCTCTTTTGCTGTAACACGGCTCTGGAAACAGAGGGCACAGCAGGAGCGGCTCACTCGTCTACGTGTTTCTGACACCAGTGAAGCCAGCACATATGACTCTGCCTGCTGCCTGGCCAGCCcgctggaagaggaggaagagcagcaggagcatgAGCGGCTGGCACAGGGCTCCCCCGGCAGTGAGAAGAGTGTAGACTTTGACTCTGGTTACTCTGAGGCTTCTTGGCAGGATGAAGGTGTGGTACTGAGGAGGACTAGAAATGTGCGGGTCTCCTCTTCTGCATGTCTCCGCACAAACAGAGGACCCTCTGGTCGTATCCGTCCAAAATCCACATCCGATGCTTGCTTAGAGCGCTGGACTTCGTTTGAAGCCAGTGATCCAGAGGACTGGACAACCTCGCTGCTGAGCCGCAGCAGGAACAGACAACCTCTGGTTCTGGGGGACAACAGTTTTGCTGATCTAATAAAGAACTGGATGGACCTACCAGACTGCCCTGAGCCTGCAGAACTAAAACCTAGCGCAGGACGACGTCTTGCCAAAGACATTTTGGGTAATATGCGCCGGAGGCTGGCCGGGATGTCTAAAGGTGTGGAGATGAGGCCAAGGCCAGCAGACTCCTCAAAGCTCAGCAGGGCTGCTGAGGCTTCCAAACGGATGTCCTGTCCTGTAGGGATGCAGTCTCTCAAACCTTTCTTTCACCAGTCCCACACAGGACTACATCAACCGGACTCTGACTTCTACCGGTTCACTGCTCTCATGAAGACAGGCAGCCGACAGCCCATCATATGCAATGACATCATTGGGTACATTTGA